Proteins encoded in a region of the Perognathus longimembris pacificus isolate PPM17 chromosome 11, ASM2315922v1, whole genome shotgun sequence genome:
- the Hax1 gene encoding HCLS1-associated protein X-1: MGMSLFDLFRGFFGFSGLRSRRDPFFGGMTRDEDEDDEDEEEGATWRPGSSSFGDSQPPEEFEFGFSFSPRGGLRFHDNFGFDELVRDFNSIFSEMGTGTFPSHPPELPGPESETPGERLREGQTLRDSMLKYPDSHQPKTFGGVLESDTRTETPQPAPDWGSPRPFHRFDDIWPVTPHPRAREDKDLDSQVSQEGLGPVLQPQPKSYFKSISVTKITKPDGKVEEHRTIVDSEGRRETTVTHQEADGSLRVDPESPRPPALDDAFSILDLFLGRWFRPR; this comes from the exons ATGGGAATGAGCCTCTTCGACCTCTTCCGGGGATTTTTCGGCTTTTCTGGACTGCGGAG CCGCAGGGATCCCTTTTTTGGAGGGATGACTcgagatgaagatgaggatgatgaGGACGAGGAAGAAGGAGCCACATGGCGTCCTGGGAGCTCGAGTTTTGGTgattctcagcccccagaggaaTTTGAATTTGGCTTCAGCTTCAGCCCAAGAGGAGGCTTACGCTTCCATGATAACTTCGGATTTGATGAACTCGTTCGCGATTTCAATAGCATCTTCAGCGAGATGGGAACCGGGAcctttccttcccaccctcctg AACTTCCAGGTCCTGAATCAGAGACACCTGGTGAAAGACTGCGGGAGGGGCAGACGCTTCGGGACTCAATGCTTAAATACCCAGATAGTCATCAGCCCAAGACCTTTGGGGGGGTCTTGGAGAGTGATACAAGAACTGAAACCCCCCAACCAGCACCAGACTGGGGGTCCCCAAGACCTTTTCATAGG TTTGATGATATATGGCCTGTGACTCCCCATCCTAGAGCCAGAGAGGACAAGG ATCTTGATTCCCAGGTCTCCCAGGAGGGTCTTGGCCCCGTTCTACAGCCTCAGCCCAAGTCCTACTTCAAGAGTATCTCTGTAACCAAGATCACAAAACCAGATGGG AAAGTGGAGGAGCACCGGACTATAGTGGACAGTGAGGGCCGGAGGGAGACCACAGTAACTCACCAAGAAGCAGATGGCAGTCTTAGAGTTG ATCCAGAGTCACCAAGACCTCCAGCCTTGGATGATGCCTTTTCCATCCTGGATTTATTTCTAGGACGTTGGTTCCGGCCCCGTTAG
- the Aqp10 gene encoding aquaporin-10 isoform X2 yields the protein MAGAQLLLQIREHLRIHNLLVRQCLAEFLGVFVLLLLLQGAVAQAVTSGETKGNFFTMFLCGSLSVTIAIYVAGNVSDALQNYTGGDLTVTGPKETASIFATYPAPYLSLNNGFLDQVLGTGMLIVGLLAILDRRNQGVPAGLEPVVVGLLILTIGLSMGVNCGFPLNPARDLGPRLFTYLAGWGPEVFSAGNGWWWVPVVAPLVGATLGTATYQLMVALHHPEDSESHQESSDLETAASAKTLESKL from the exons ATGGCAGGTGCACAACTCCTGCTTCAAATCAGGGAACATCTTCGGATCCACAACCTCTTGGTCCGCCAGTGTCTGGCAGAGTTCCTGGGTGTATTTGTACTATTG CTCCTCCTGCAGGGTGCTGTAGCTCAGGCTGTAACCAGTGGAGAAACCAAAGGCAACTTCTTCACTATGTTTCTGTGTGGCTCTCTATCAGTCACCATAGCCATCTACGTGGCTGGCAACGTCTCAG ATGCCCTACAGAACTATACAGGTGGGGACCTGACTGTGACCGGACCCAAGGAGACAGCCTCCATCTTTGCCACCTACCCTGCACCTTACCTATCCCTCAACAATGGCTTCCTGGATCAG GTTCTGGGTACTGGGATGCTGATTGTAGGGCTCCTAGCCATCCTGGACAGACGGAACCAGGGTGTCCCTGCAGGTCTAGAGCCGGTGGTGGTGGGGCTGCTGATCCTGACCATTGGACTATCCATGGGTGTCAACTGTGGGTTTCCACTCAACCCTGCCCGGGATCTGGGTCCACGGCTCTTCACATACTTGGCTGGCTGGGGCCCTGAGGTCTTCAG TGCTGGTAATGGCTGGTGGTGGGTACCTGTAGTGGCTCCTCTAGTGGGGGCCACCCTTGGCACTGCCACGTACCAGCTGATGGTGGCTCTGCACCACCCTGAGGACTCAGAGTCACACCAGGAAAGCTCAGATTTGGAAACTGCTGCCTCAGCTAAGACATTGGAGAGTAAGCTGTGA
- the Aqp10 gene encoding aquaporin-10 isoform X1, translating into MAGAQLLLQIREHLRIHNLLVRQCLAEFLGVFVLLLLLQGAVAQAVTSGETKGNFFTMFLCGSLSVTIAIYVAGNVSGAHLNPAVSLALCLVGRFPWAKFPIYCVVQLLAAFCASGATYVLYYDALQNYTGGDLTVTGPKETASIFATYPAPYLSLNNGFLDQVLGTGMLIVGLLAILDRRNQGVPAGLEPVVVGLLILTIGLSMGVNCGFPLNPARDLGPRLFTYLAGWGPEVFSAGNGWWWVPVVAPLVGATLGTATYQLMVALHHPEDSESHQESSDLETAASAKTLESKL; encoded by the exons ATGGCAGGTGCACAACTCCTGCTTCAAATCAGGGAACATCTTCGGATCCACAACCTCTTGGTCCGCCAGTGTCTGGCAGAGTTCCTGGGTGTATTTGTACTATTG CTCCTCCTGCAGGGTGCTGTAGCTCAGGCTGTAACCAGTGGAGAAACCAAAGGCAACTTCTTCACTATGTTTCTGTGTGGCTCTCTATCAGTCACCATAGCCATCTACGTGGCTGGCAACGTCTCAG GGGCCCACCTGAATCCAGCTGTCTCCCTGGCCCTGTGCCTCGTGGGACGCTTCCCCTGGGCCAAGTTCCCGATTTACTGTGTTGTGCAGCTGCTGGCAGCTTTCTGTGCCTCCGGGGCCACCTATGTTCTCTACTATG ATGCCCTACAGAACTATACAGGTGGGGACCTGACTGTGACCGGACCCAAGGAGACAGCCTCCATCTTTGCCACCTACCCTGCACCTTACCTATCCCTCAACAATGGCTTCCTGGATCAG GTTCTGGGTACTGGGATGCTGATTGTAGGGCTCCTAGCCATCCTGGACAGACGGAACCAGGGTGTCCCTGCAGGTCTAGAGCCGGTGGTGGTGGGGCTGCTGATCCTGACCATTGGACTATCCATGGGTGTCAACTGTGGGTTTCCACTCAACCCTGCCCGGGATCTGGGTCCACGGCTCTTCACATACTTGGCTGGCTGGGGCCCTGAGGTCTTCAG TGCTGGTAATGGCTGGTGGTGGGTACCTGTAGTGGCTCCTCTAGTGGGGGCCACCCTTGGCACTGCCACGTACCAGCTGATGGTGGCTCTGCACCACCCTGAGGACTCAGAGTCACACCAGGAAAGCTCAGATTTGGAAACTGCTGCCTCAGCTAAGACATTGGAGAGTAAGCTGTGA